From Nitratidesulfovibrio vulgaris str. Hildenborough, a single genomic window includes:
- a CDS encoding NifB/NifX family molybdenum-iron cluster-binding protein — MRIVITAQGNTLDSPLDPRFGRARSFIVCDTETGATHAVDVSANMNLAQGAGIQAAQMAADAGAEAVITGHVGPKAFTALNRGHIAVYLCDLATPREALAAFIEGKLRPADTADREGHW; from the coding sequence ATGCGAATAGTCATCACCGCACAGGGGAATACGCTCGACAGCCCCCTCGACCCGCGCTTCGGACGCGCCCGGTCGTTCATCGTCTGCGACACCGAAACCGGGGCGACGCATGCCGTCGACGTATCCGCCAACATGAACCTCGCACAGGGGGCGGGCATTCAGGCTGCCCAGATGGCTGCGGATGCCGGGGCGGAAGCCGTCATCACCGGGCATGTGGGTCCCAAGGCGTTCACGGCCCTCAACCGGGGGCACATCGCCGTGTACCTGTGCGACCTCGCCACCCCCCGCGAGGCACTTGCCGCCTTCATCGAAGGCAAACTCCGCCCTGCCGACACCGCCGACCGTGAAGGACACTGGTGA
- a CDS encoding iron-sulfur cluster carrier protein MrpORP: MSTVNGANIQSEEQHTGGCSAGCSGGSTGGSTDGSTGGNTQQGCSCDTHDEQRDGSVAAQTFGEEGPVKTLGRIGSKLVVLSGKGGVGKSTVAVNLAVGLARAGRKVGLLDVDVHGPSVPRLLGLTGTRPMIGEDAMYPVGWRNNLRVMSLGFFLPDPEQAVIWRGPVKMGLIRHFLTEVRWGDLDHLVVDCPPGTGDEPLSVLQLLGTDAQAVIVTTPQGVAVDDVRRSVGFCRELGNPILGIVENMGGYVCPKCGELTPLFPAGGGEALAAEQGVTFLGRIPLHPDLTSAGDAGRSLYEADAAHPIVRALAPIVERAAATLHASDIRHESTTGPQSEAAPGTGKTAATMPTAPTRNESCAPATNHPDTNGDTTMKIAIPVAGDVLCQHFGHCERFALIDVDPATGSVTGRNDVTPPPHEPGLLPVWLSEKGANLVIAGGMGARARALLEERGVKVLIGAPAAAPEAIVAAHMAGTLTLGANTCDH; encoded by the coding sequence GTGAGTACCGTGAACGGCGCGAACATACAGAGCGAAGAACAGCATACGGGTGGGTGTTCCGCCGGATGCTCTGGCGGAAGCACGGGTGGAAGCACGGACGGAAGCACTGGCGGAAACACGCAACAGGGGTGCTCGTGCGACACGCACGATGAGCAGCGCGACGGCAGCGTCGCCGCGCAGACCTTTGGCGAAGAGGGTCCCGTCAAGACACTCGGGCGCATCGGCTCGAAGCTTGTCGTCCTCAGTGGCAAAGGCGGCGTGGGCAAGAGCACCGTGGCGGTCAACCTTGCCGTGGGTCTGGCACGGGCAGGTCGCAAGGTCGGTCTGCTCGACGTCGACGTACACGGCCCCAGTGTGCCCCGGCTTCTGGGACTCACGGGAACCCGCCCCATGATCGGCGAAGACGCCATGTACCCCGTTGGCTGGCGCAACAACCTGCGCGTCATGTCGCTTGGCTTCTTCCTGCCCGACCCGGAACAGGCGGTCATCTGGCGCGGCCCGGTCAAGATGGGACTCATTCGCCATTTTCTCACCGAAGTGCGCTGGGGCGACCTCGACCATCTGGTGGTCGACTGCCCGCCCGGAACGGGTGACGAACCGCTTTCCGTCCTGCAACTGCTCGGAACCGATGCACAGGCCGTCATCGTCACCACCCCGCAGGGCGTGGCCGTCGATGACGTGCGCCGTTCGGTGGGCTTCTGCCGTGAACTGGGCAACCCCATCCTCGGCATCGTCGAGAACATGGGCGGCTACGTCTGCCCCAAATGCGGCGAACTCACACCGCTGTTCCCCGCCGGTGGCGGTGAGGCACTGGCAGCCGAACAGGGCGTGACCTTCCTCGGACGCATCCCGCTGCACCCCGACCTCACCAGCGCAGGTGACGCGGGCCGCAGCCTCTACGAGGCCGATGCCGCCCACCCCATCGTTCGCGCGCTGGCACCCATCGTCGAACGCGCCGCCGCCACCCTGCACGCAAGCGACATCAGGCACGAAAGCACGACCGGACCACAATCCGAAGCGGCCCCCGGAACGGGCAAGACCGCCGCGACCATGCCCACGGCCCCCACCCGCAACGAATCATGCGCCCCCGCAACGAACCATCCCGATACCAACGGAGACACGACCATGAAGATAGCCATTCCCGTCGCCGGTGACGTACTCTGCCAGCATTTCGGCCATTGTGAACGCTTCGCGCTCATCGATGTCGACCCCGCCACCGGTTCCGTCACCGGGCGTAACGACGTCACCCCGCCCCCGCACGAACCGGGGCTGCTGCCCGTGTGGCTGTCTGAGAAGGGTGCCAACCTCGTCATCGCAGGCGGCATGGGTGCCCGTGCCCGCGCACTCCTCGAAGAACGTGGCGTGAAGGTGCTCATCGGCGCACCTGCCGCTGCCCCCGAAGCCATCGTCGCAGCACATATGGCCGGAACCCTCACCCTTGGTGCCAACACCTGCGACCATTGA
- a CDS encoding L-lactate permease has product MLWTQVYDPFSNITLSAMVAMLPLAILFYMLAVRRAKGHVAAACGLAGAFAATVAVWGMPAGLAVNATLYGVAMGLFPIIWIVLTAVWLYNMTVESGEFEIIKSSLARLTDDRRLQALFIAFAFGAFLEGTAGFGTPVAITAAMLMGLGFSPVYAGGICLIANTAPVAFGALGIPVIVASQVSGLDTLTLSQYVGRQLPVFSLIVPLWMTVVMCGFKRTMEVMPAIVVASVCFSGTQFIFADWHGPTLPDVMAAIVTIVGLLVLLRFWKPARTWHFADEKPEAATGETRHSTGEVLRAWAPYAILAVFVFFWGLGSVKTFLNNIFIMSFEWPGLHAAIAKTAPIVKADAPYAAKFTFNLISAGGTAILFAGLLSVPVMPGYGYGRAFGCLARTCYQLRFPILTIVMILGLAQLMNYSGMSSTLGIAFTHTGALFPFFAPIMGWLGVFLTGSNTSSNALFGSMQHATASAVGVDPYLTVAANATGGVTGKMISPQSISVATASTHTVGQEGALFRFALKHSIAMTLVICVLVTLQAYVIPWMLPAR; this is encoded by the coding sequence ATGCTCTGGACACAGGTGTACGATCCCTTCTCGAACATAACCCTGTCGGCGATGGTGGCGATGCTGCCCCTCGCCATCCTGTTCTACATGCTCGCCGTGAGGCGTGCCAAGGGGCATGTGGCGGCGGCATGCGGCCTCGCCGGGGCCTTTGCCGCCACTGTGGCCGTGTGGGGCATGCCCGCCGGTCTGGCTGTCAACGCCACGCTCTACGGTGTGGCCATGGGCCTGTTCCCCATCATCTGGATCGTGCTGACGGCGGTGTGGCTGTACAACATGACCGTCGAGTCGGGCGAGTTCGAGATCATCAAGAGTTCGCTGGCGCGCCTCACCGACGACCGCAGGTTGCAGGCGCTCTTCATCGCCTTCGCCTTCGGTGCCTTCCTCGAAGGCACTGCGGGCTTCGGTACCCCGGTCGCCATCACCGCGGCCATGCTCATGGGGCTGGGCTTCAGTCCCGTCTATGCGGGCGGCATCTGCCTCATCGCCAACACTGCGCCTGTGGCATTCGGTGCGCTGGGTATTCCGGTCATCGTCGCCAGTCAGGTCAGCGGGCTCGATACGCTCACCCTGAGCCAGTATGTGGGCCGCCAGTTGCCCGTGTTCTCGCTCATCGTTCCGTTGTGGATGACGGTGGTCATGTGCGGCTTCAAGCGCACCATGGAGGTCATGCCCGCCATCGTCGTCGCCAGCGTGTGCTTCAGCGGTACGCAGTTCATCTTCGCCGACTGGCACGGGCCGACCCTGCCGGACGTCATGGCCGCCATCGTCACCATCGTGGGCCTGCTGGTGCTTCTGCGCTTCTGGAAGCCCGCACGCACATGGCACTTCGCCGACGAGAAGCCCGAAGCCGCCACCGGCGAGACACGGCACTCGACGGGCGAGGTGCTGCGGGCGTGGGCTCCCTATGCCATTCTCGCCGTCTTCGTGTTCTTCTGGGGTCTCGGTAGCGTGAAGACCTTCCTCAACAACATCTTCATCATGAGCTTCGAGTGGCCCGGCTTGCACGCGGCCATCGCCAAGACCGCGCCCATCGTCAAGGCTGATGCGCCCTACGCCGCCAAGTTCACCTTCAATCTCATCTCGGCGGGTGGCACAGCCATCCTCTTCGCGGGGCTTCTCTCCGTACCCGTCATGCCGGGGTACGGCTATGGGCGCGCCTTCGGCTGCCTTGCCCGTACCTGCTACCAGTTGCGCTTCCCGATTCTGACCATCGTCATGATTCTCGGGCTGGCGCAGCTCATGAACTACTCGGGCATGAGCTCCACGCTGGGCATCGCGTTCACGCACACGGGGGCACTCTTCCCGTTCTTCGCCCCCATCATGGGCTGGCTTGGCGTCTTCCTCACCGGTTCGAACACGTCGTCGAACGCCCTCTTCGGCAGCATGCAGCATGCTACGGCCAGTGCCGTGGGGGTCGACCCCTACCTCACCGTGGCAGCCAACGCCACGGGCGGCGTCACGGGCAAGATGATCTCGCCGCAGTCCATCTCGGTGGCCACGGCCTCGACACATACGGTCGGTCAGGAGGGTGCCCTGTTCCGCTTCGCGCTCAAGCACAGCATCGCCATGACGCTGGTCATCTGCGTGCTGGTGACCTTGCAGGCGTATGTCATCCCGTGGATGTTGCCCGCCAGATAG
- a CDS encoding LysR family transcriptional regulator — translation MNLRVLRCFVEVVRNGGFSAAARVVCATQSTVSKAVRSLEDEYGTPLLDRSNGVALTAAGETVYRRALAILAEKEALDAELGAQQSLQHGTLRFGVPPVACDRLFARPLSAFHARYPGIRMELHEAGCYALEEMVLRGELEMVLALLPVSERFETAPLCDEPLIAVLPEGHPLSGRPCIRLEDLDGSPFIQFEQGFALNPRIRDACLRRGVSLRETLCSSQMAFIISLVAAGLGVALIPRLMLAEGTPAGVVTAHLDADDLRWQGALAWRKGHALSPPARAWLDIMAEMPPRLSPDMGQT, via the coding sequence ATGAACCTGCGTGTGCTCAGATGCTTCGTCGAAGTCGTTCGCAACGGTGGTTTCTCAGCCGCAGCCCGCGTCGTCTGCGCCACACAGTCCACCGTCAGCAAGGCTGTGCGCAGTCTTGAAGACGAATATGGCACTCCGCTTCTCGACCGCAGTAACGGTGTCGCCCTCACGGCGGCGGGTGAGACCGTGTACCGGCGCGCCCTCGCCATACTCGCCGAAAAAGAGGCCCTGGATGCCGAACTCGGGGCACAGCAGTCGCTACAGCACGGGACGCTGCGCTTCGGGGTGCCTCCCGTCGCGTGTGACAGGCTGTTCGCACGCCCCTTGAGCGCCTTTCATGCGCGCTATCCGGGTATCCGCATGGAATTGCACGAAGCCGGATGCTACGCACTGGAAGAGATGGTGCTGCGCGGCGAACTTGAGATGGTTCTCGCCCTGCTGCCCGTGTCGGAGAGGTTCGAAACCGCGCCGCTGTGCGACGAACCCCTCATCGCCGTACTGCCTGAAGGCCACCCGCTGAGCGGTCGGCCCTGTATCCGGCTTGAAGACCTCGATGGCAGTCCGTTCATCCAGTTCGAACAGGGGTTCGCCCTCAACCCGCGTATCCGGGACGCCTGCCTGCGTCGCGGCGTCAGCCTGCGCGAGACCTTGTGCAGTTCACAGATGGCGTTCATAATCAGCCTTGTAGCCGCAGGGCTAGGGGTAGCGCTCATCCCGCGGCTGATGCTCGCGGAGGGGACGCCCGCCGGAGTGGTCACAGCGCATCTCGACGCGGACGACCTCCGGTGGCAGGGGGCGCTCGCATGGCGCAAGGGGCACGCGCTCTCGCCGCCTGCCAGGGCATGGCTGGACATCATGGCAGAGATGCCGCCCCGGCTTTCGCCCGACATGGGCCAGACGTGA
- a CDS encoding NCS2 family permease translates to MAGAAGVLERLFRIREKGSTVRTEILGGITTFVAVSYIIFVNPSILADAGIPKEAAIASTIWAATATTLLMGLWANFPVAVAPGMGLNAFFAYYVCGVLGLPWQVALGAVFISGVIFLLLTVTRVRQIIIDAVPMNLKCSIVVGIGLFIAFIGLKSAGIVVSNPATFVTTGNLAKAEPLLACTGLILTAVLMARNVRGAILIGILVTTGLGMAVGAVPMPTGMDSVMSFNLPSLTPTLMQLDIMGAIKYGLFSILFTFTIVDLFDNMGTLIGLSRKAGLMDDKGHIPNLDKALVTDSVGTVLSSFLGTSTVTSYVESAAGIAEGARTGLAAVVTAILFMFALVFAPLVGLVPAFATAPALVIVGALMMMEVRHVDFTDFTEAFPAFMTIVMMPLTFSIASGFGFGFISYAFVKTCSGRAREVSPVMWLIAIAFIFNFALRSH, encoded by the coding sequence ATGGCAGGTGCAGCGGGCGTTCTCGAACGGTTGTTCAGGATACGCGAGAAAGGGTCTACGGTACGGACAGAAATCCTCGGCGGCATTACCACGTTCGTCGCCGTCTCCTATATCATCTTCGTCAATCCGAGCATCCTCGCCGATGCCGGCATCCCCAAGGAGGCAGCCATTGCCTCCACCATATGGGCCGCCACGGCGACGACCCTGCTCATGGGCCTGTGGGCCAACTTCCCTGTGGCTGTGGCCCCCGGCATGGGGCTCAACGCCTTTTTCGCCTATTATGTGTGCGGCGTACTGGGACTCCCGTGGCAGGTCGCACTCGGGGCGGTGTTCATCTCCGGCGTGATATTCCTGCTGCTGACGGTCACGCGGGTGCGGCAGATCATCATCGACGCCGTGCCCATGAACCTCAAGTGTTCCATCGTGGTGGGCATCGGCCTCTTCATCGCCTTCATCGGCCTCAAGAGCGCGGGTATCGTGGTGTCCAACCCCGCCACCTTCGTGACCACGGGCAACCTCGCCAAGGCTGAACCCCTGCTCGCCTGCACCGGCCTCATCCTCACGGCGGTACTCATGGCGCGCAACGTGCGTGGCGCCATTCTCATCGGCATCCTCGTCACCACGGGCCTTGGCATGGCCGTGGGTGCCGTGCCCATGCCCACGGGCATGGATTCGGTCATGAGTTTCAACCTGCCCAGCCTCACCCCCACCCTGATGCAACTCGACATCATGGGTGCCATCAAGTACGGGCTGTTCTCCATTCTCTTCACGTTCACCATCGTCGACCTGTTCGACAACATGGGTACGCTCATCGGACTCAGCCGCAAGGCCGGACTGATGGATGACAAGGGGCACATCCCCAACCTCGACAAGGCACTGGTGACCGACTCCGTGGGAACGGTTCTCAGCAGCTTTCTCGGCACTTCGACTGTCACCAGCTATGTCGAGAGTGCGGCGGGCATCGCCGAAGGTGCCCGTACGGGTCTCGCCGCCGTGGTGACGGCGATACTGTTCATGTTCGCACTCGTCTTCGCCCCGCTGGTGGGCCTTGTGCCCGCCTTCGCCACGGCGCCCGCGCTGGTCATCGTCGGTGCACTCATGATGATGGAAGTGCGGCATGTGGACTTCACCGACTTCACCGAGGCGTTTCCCGCGTTCATGACCATCGTCATGATGCCGCTTACCTTCAGCATCGCCAGCGGCTTCGGTTTCGGCTTCATCAGCTATGCCTTCGTCAAGACGTGTTCGGGCCGTGCCCGCGAGGTGAGCCCGGTGATGTGGCTCATCGCCATCGCCTTCATCTTCAACTTCGCGTTGCGTTCGCACTAG
- a CDS encoding sigma-54-dependent transcriptional regulator, translated as MKGHILLIEDDTAFQGMLREALEERGYRVTAVNRAEDGVRIVRSGDFDLVLTDVMLPGISGVEAIPRLREAAPGTDIVVMTAFSTRELALEAVKLGAYDFFSKPFSLKELDIVIRRAMEKRRMQGEIVALRETLRRDTPTSRIVGESRAMRDVKALLERIAPLESTVLIMGESGTGKELIADTIRALSPRAANPFVKVNCAAIPEHLFENELFGHEKGAFTGAATAMPGKFEQAQGGMIMLDEIGDMPLAIQPKLLRVVEQKQVERLGGRAPVPLDVRIIAATNQNLAERVREKAFREDLYYRLSVAVVLIPPLRDRKDDIPLLAQYFVNKLEGTLGLPVHGLSPDAIAVLMDHDWPGNVRQLANVLERAAIAADGLICARDVMAAIGTARGSNVDKATLSGMDLKTTLRMVERNLILDALRRCHGRQTEAAVLLGLTPKNLWAKLRKHGIRAGTEDLLQQT; from the coding sequence ATGAAAGGGCATATCCTGCTTATCGAAGACGACACAGCCTTTCAGGGTATGCTCCGTGAAGCCCTCGAAGAACGCGGCTACCGCGTCACCGCCGTCAACCGCGCCGAAGACGGGGTGCGCATCGTGCGTAGCGGAGACTTCGACCTTGTGCTCACCGACGTGATGCTGCCCGGCATATCGGGTGTCGAGGCCATCCCCCGCCTGCGTGAAGCCGCCCCCGGGACGGACATCGTCGTGATGACCGCGTTCTCCACACGTGAACTCGCGCTGGAGGCGGTCAAGCTGGGGGCCTACGACTTCTTCTCGAAGCCTTTCAGTCTCAAGGAACTGGACATCGTCATACGCCGCGCCATGGAGAAGCGGCGTATGCAGGGTGAAATCGTGGCGCTTCGAGAGACACTGCGCCGCGACACGCCCACCAGTCGCATCGTGGGCGAAAGCCGCGCCATGCGCGACGTGAAGGCGCTTCTCGAACGCATCGCCCCGCTGGAGAGCACCGTTCTCATCATGGGAGAATCGGGTACCGGAAAGGAACTCATCGCCGATACCATCCGCGCCCTCTCGCCCCGCGCCGCCAATCCTTTCGTCAAGGTCAACTGCGCCGCCATCCCTGAACACCTGTTCGAGAACGAACTTTTCGGCCACGAGAAGGGGGCGTTCACGGGGGCTGCCACTGCCATGCCGGGCAAATTCGAGCAGGCGCAGGGCGGCATGATCATGCTCGACGAAATCGGCGACATGCCCCTCGCCATCCAGCCGAAGCTTCTGCGCGTCGTCGAGCAGAAACAGGTCGAACGCCTCGGCGGACGCGCCCCTGTGCCGCTCGACGTGCGCATCATCGCCGCCACCAACCAGAATCTTGCTGAACGGGTACGCGAGAAGGCCTTCCGCGAAGACCTGTACTACCGCCTCAGCGTAGCTGTGGTTCTCATTCCCCCGCTACGCGACCGCAAGGACGACATCCCGCTGCTGGCCCAGTATTTCGTGAACAAGCTGGAAGGTACGCTGGGCCTTCCGGTGCATGGACTCTCTCCCGACGCCATCGCCGTACTCATGGACCATGACTGGCCGGGCAACGTCCGCCAGCTTGCCAACGTACTCGAACGCGCAGCCATCGCAGCCGACGGGCTCATCTGCGCCCGCGATGTCATGGCGGCCATTGGCACGGCGCGCGGTTCGAACGTCGACAAGGCGACACTGTCCGGCATGGACCTCAAGACGACCCTTCGCATGGTCGAACGCAACCTGATTCTCGACGCGTTGCGCCGCTGCCACGGGCGGCAGACCGAAGCCGCCGTGCTGCTTGGGCTGACCCCCAAGAACCTGTGGGCCAAACTCCGCAAGCACGGCATCCGTGCGGGCACGGAAGACCTGCTCCAACAAACGTAG
- a CDS encoding Flp family type IVb pilin — protein sequence MNAIMQRLFKEETGATALEYGLIAALIAAVIVAAVTALGTKVSATFSYIDSKMPTPGQ from the coding sequence ATGAACGCCATCATGCAAAGACTGTTCAAGGAAGAGACCGGCGCCACCGCACTCGAATACGGCCTTATCGCCGCCCTCATCGCCGCCGTCATCGTCGCCGCCGTCACAGCACTCGGTACCAAGGTAAGCGCGACCTTCTCGTACATCGACTCCAAGATGCCCACCCCCGGCCAGTAA
- a CDS encoding Flp family type IVb pilin, whose product MKTIIRLFKEEEGATALEYGLIAALIAAVIVAAVTALGTKVSSTFSYIDSKMPTPGQ is encoded by the coding sequence ATGAAGACCATCATTCGTCTGTTCAAGGAAGAGGAAGGGGCCACTGCACTCGAATACGGACTCATCGCCGCCCTCATAGCCGCCGTCATCGTCGCTGCCGTCACTGCACTCGGTACCAAGGTGAGCTCCACCTTCTCGTACATCGACTCCAAGATGCCCACCCCCGGTCAGTAA
- a CDS encoding A24 family peptidase, with the protein MDGIIIPVLGVILLIAVVTDIRSMRIPNWLTFPAMLMGLGYHTAMRGLDGLLFSAGGLALGGALMLLPFILRVMGAGDVKLMAAAGAFLGTRGVLSAFIWTSLAGGLYALVVLLFHLPQLMAILRAVVASVRFMSVTGKLSYIPATKDARLPRLCYGVAIAAGTTFSMLLSSGLLPEAWFPVQWLTAL; encoded by the coding sequence ATGGACGGCATCATCATACCTGTCCTCGGGGTCATTCTCCTCATCGCGGTCGTCACCGACATACGGTCGATGCGCATCCCCAACTGGCTCACCTTTCCGGCGATGCTGATGGGACTGGGCTACCACACGGCCATGCGCGGGCTGGACGGCCTGCTCTTTTCTGCTGGCGGCCTCGCCCTTGGCGGGGCATTGATGCTGCTGCCCTTCATCCTCCGGGTCATGGGCGCAGGCGACGTGAAGCTCATGGCGGCCGCCGGGGCCTTTCTCGGAACACGAGGGGTTCTTTCGGCATTCATCTGGACCAGCCTTGCGGGCGGCCTCTACGCCCTTGTCGTCCTCCTGTTCCACCTTCCGCAACTGATGGCCATCCTGCGGGCAGTGGTCGCCAGCGTGCGGTTCATGTCCGTCACGGGTAAGCTTTCATACATTCCGGCCACCAAGGACGCACGTCTGCCACGCCTCTGCTACGGCGTGGCCATCGCGGCCGGAACGACGTTCTCGATGCTGCTTTCCTCCGGGCTGCTTCCGGAGGCATGGTTTCCTGTCCAGTGGTTAACGGCGTTGTAG
- the cpaB gene encoding Flp pilus assembly protein CpaB, with translation MRRTAVIQVIAALVLALVAGVLVFRFVQVNRVAQQTQQPPGVVLVVAAVDMEKGAKIRADQLKTSTFLSASAPPGGFTDAKSLVGRVLATPVTTGEVITETRLLPADATSGGVSTMIAPGMRAVAVKGNKVMGLAGFIRPGNRVDIMVTIDDETREKAKARTKVILAGIKVLATGTELRQEGDDTATSPVEVYTLEVTPEQAELLSLAASRGELHFALRNPADDLPVRTAGTDVPATLRQLQGGDNGTPRRDRGFKVEIISGTERSTMRIER, from the coding sequence ATGCGCAGGACGGCAGTGATACAGGTCATAGCGGCACTGGTGCTGGCCCTCGTGGCAGGCGTTCTGGTGTTCCGCTTCGTGCAGGTCAACCGGGTGGCGCAGCAGACGCAACAGCCCCCCGGAGTCGTGCTCGTCGTCGCCGCCGTCGATATGGAGAAGGGTGCGAAGATACGCGCCGACCAGCTCAAGACATCGACCTTTCTCTCCGCATCCGCCCCTCCCGGCGGATTCACTGATGCGAAGTCCCTCGTCGGCAGGGTGCTGGCAACCCCCGTCACGACCGGTGAGGTCATCACCGAGACCCGCCTGCTGCCCGCCGACGCGACCTCCGGCGGGGTGAGCACCATGATCGCCCCCGGAATGCGCGCCGTGGCAGTCAAAGGCAACAAGGTCATGGGTCTTGCTGGGTTCATTCGCCCCGGCAACCGGGTCGACATCATGGTCACCATCGACGACGAGACCCGTGAGAAGGCCAAGGCGCGGACGAAGGTCATCCTCGCGGGCATCAAGGTGCTGGCTACCGGCACCGAACTGCGGCAGGAGGGAGACGACACGGCGACATCGCCCGTGGAGGTCTACACCCTCGAAGTCACCCCTGAACAGGCCGAGCTGCTCTCGCTTGCCGCCTCACGAGGCGAACTGCACTTCGCGCTCCGCAACCCCGCCGACGACCTGCCCGTACGGACGGCCGGCACCGACGTTCCGGCCACGCTCAGGCAGTTGCAGGGTGGAGACAACGGCACCCCGCGCCGCGACCGGGGTTTCAAGGTCGAGATCATCTCCGGCACCGAACGGTCAACGATGAGGATCGAACGATGA
- a CDS encoding type II and III secretion system protein family protein, with the protein MTSRTAPSAYDASTLLFTLLCTIALSCAALTVPTFCGAASSELQVATGKSSVVSTSRPVGRLAIADEAIAGVVVLSPQQVYVTGKKAGTTTLTLWDGGGAVIGVYDVQVTPDIAQLKEMLHRVLPGENDIMVMGVNDTVTLAGTVRSAASMTTAMDMARLYAPDKVTNLMQVGGVHQVMLEVKVAEMRRNVMERLGIDLTYAWRGDFIFGMLNQLFTLDSQKGVVDAGPSGAVLSPNVNGAFRITSGQVSIMGFLDVLKQNGLVKVLAEPTLVCRSGEKAEFLAGGEIPIPVPQGLGTVAIEYKEFGVTLQFLPTVVGDGRISMKVAPEVSELDYTNVVQIQGFTIPAITSRRASTTVELADGQSFAIAGLLRDDVRQAVNKYPVLGDMPVLGTLFRSSNWQKNETELVIIVTPHLAKPLEANATRLPTDAYREPSAFEYFILGRMEGSRRADATAAAARTYGTTGAGAPSGMEGAFGHMLPAR; encoded by the coding sequence ATGACCAGCCGCACCGCACCATCAGCATACGACGCATCCACACTCCTTTTCACCCTGCTGTGCACCATCGCCCTGTCCTGCGCCGCGCTGACGGTACCAACGTTCTGCGGTGCCGCCTCCTCCGAGTTGCAGGTCGCGACGGGCAAGTCCTCTGTCGTCTCCACGTCACGCCCGGTGGGTCGTCTGGCCATCGCGGACGAAGCCATCGCGGGTGTCGTCGTCCTTTCGCCGCAGCAGGTCTACGTGACCGGCAAGAAGGCTGGCACGACCACGCTGACCCTGTGGGACGGCGGTGGCGCGGTGATTGGCGTGTACGATGTGCAGGTCACGCCCGACATCGCCCAGCTCAAGGAGATGCTGCACCGCGTACTGCCCGGCGAGAACGACATCATGGTCATGGGCGTCAACGACACAGTGACACTCGCAGGCACGGTGCGAAGCGCGGCAAGCATGACCACCGCCATGGACATGGCGCGCCTCTACGCTCCCGACAAGGTGACCAACCTCATGCAGGTCGGCGGCGTGCATCAGGTGATGCTGGAGGTGAAGGTGGCCGAGATGCGACGTAACGTCATGGAACGTCTCGGCATCGACCTCACCTACGCATGGCGTGGCGACTTCATCTTCGGGATGCTCAACCAACTTTTCACCCTCGACAGCCAGAAGGGTGTCGTGGACGCTGGCCCCAGCGGGGCGGTGCTCAGCCCCAACGTGAACGGCGCCTTCCGCATCACGTCCGGACAGGTGAGCATCATGGGATTTCTTGACGTGCTCAAACAGAACGGACTGGTGAAGGTCCTCGCCGAACCCACCCTCGTATGCCGCAGCGGCGAGAAGGCCGAATTCCTCGCCGGGGGCGAGATTCCCATTCCCGTACCGCAAGGGCTCGGCACCGTTGCCATCGAATACAAGGAGTTCGGCGTCACCCTTCAATTCCTGCCCACGGTGGTGGGGGACGGTCGCATCAGCATGAAGGTGGCCCCGGAAGTCTCTGAGCTCGATTACACCAACGTGGTGCAGATTCAGGGCTTCACCATTCCCGCCATCACCAGCCGACGGGCGTCGACCACCGTCGAACTGGCCGACGGGCAGAGCTTCGCCATCGCGGGACTGCTGCGCGACGACGTGCGGCAGGCGGTGAACAAGTACCCGGTACTGGGCGACATGCCCGTACTGGGGACGCTCTTCCGTTCCAGCAACTGGCAGAAGAACGAGACGGAACTTGTCATCATCGTCACGCCGCATCTGGCCAAACCGCTTGAAGCGAACGCCACACGCCTGCCCACGGACGCCTATCGCGAGCCTTCCGCCTTCGAGTACTTCATCCTCGGCAGGATGGAAGGAAGCAGACGTGCGGATGCGACAGCCGCAGCGGCCCGCACTTACGGCACGACGGGCGCAGGCGCGCCCTCGGGAATGGAAGGCGCTTTCGGCCATATGCTGCCAGCCCGCTAG